One Campylobacter sp. RM16192 genomic region harbors:
- a CDS encoding lysophospholipid acyltransferase family protein, with the protein MILSRIKAAYFAVEFIISILFVVFFMWLFKNNIRNIRRIWAKTQRFFGFYSIKIEAEFNQNANMIIMNHQSMLDIVALEEVHPKNLCWIAKKEIGEIPIIGKILSLPKMIAVDRESKHSLVKLVKEAQDRVNSGRVLAIFPEGTRSQTDTLLPFKGGAKIIVDRLNLKVQPIVIVGSDIMDVKKFRFKNGEIKIICLDVVDTSDKNWLEITREKMQKVLDKERNTSKS; encoded by the coding sequence ATGATATTATCAAGAATTAAAGCCGCCTATTTTGCGGTTGAATTTATAATCAGTATTCTTTTTGTTGTATTTTTTATGTGGCTCTTTAAAAACAACATTCGTAATATAAGGCGTATTTGGGCTAAGACACAAAGATTTTTTGGATTTTACTCCATAAAAATTGAGGCAGAATTTAATCAAAACGCCAATATGATTATTATGAATCATCAAAGCATGCTAGATATAGTGGCTCTAGAAGAAGTACATCCTAAAAATCTTTGCTGGATAGCTAAAAAAGAGATAGGAGAAATACCTATCATAGGCAAAATTTTAAGTTTACCAAAGATGATTGCAGTAGATAGAGAGAGTAAGCACTCTTTAGTAAAATTAGTAAAAGAAGCGCAAGACAGAGTAAACAGCGGACGTGTTTTAGCTATTTTCCCTGAAGGAACTAGATCTCAGACAGATACGCTTTTGCCTTTTAAGGGTGGAGCAAAAATAATAGTTGATAGGCTAAATTTAAAAGTTCAGCCGATAGTAATAGTCGGAAGCGATATAATGGATGTTAAAAAATTCAGATTTAAAAATGGTGAGATTAAAATAATCTGTCTTGACGTCGTTGATACTAGCGATAAAAATTGGCTAGAGATCACACGAGAAAAAATGCAAAAAGTCCTTGATAAAGAGCGAAATACTAGTAAAAGCTAA